The Candidatus Synechococcus calcipolaris G9 DNA window AACCCAGATTCATCTCTACGAATTTGATCTGGCAGGGAAATTAGCGAGTCAACAAACCTTTGCCATTCCAGGGTTTGCCTTTATTCATGACTTTGCCCTCACCCCCACCTATGCCATTTTCTTTCAGAATCCGGTCGCGCTGAATCCGATCCCCTATCTGTTGGGGTTGCGGGGGGCGGCCCAATGTATTCGCTTCAATCCCCAAGAACCCACCCGCATTTGGCTGATGCCACGGCAAGGGGGAACTCCCCACTGCTTGACCATGCCCGCCTGTTTTGTCTTTCACCATGCCAATGCCTACGAGGAAGGGAGCCAAATCACCATTGATTCCATTGCCTATAGTCATTTTCCTGCCCCACAACCAGCCATGGATTTCCGGGATGTCAATTTTGCCGACTTACCCCCCAGTCAACTGTGGCGCATTCAGATCAACCTGGAGGATGACAGTGTCCGCCCTGATTGCCTCGATCCACGCTGTTGTGAATTTCCCACCCTCCATCCCCATTGGGTCGGGCAGCCCTATCGCTATGTCTATATGGCAGCGGGTCATGATCCGGTGGAGAATGCACCTCTGCAAGCTCTGTTACGCCGAGATTTGATCACAGGGGAGGAACAACTGTGGTCCTTCGCTCCCCACGGGTTTGTCAGTGAGCCGGTTTTTGTGCCAAAGGGGTTACAGGCAGATAAGCCGATCTGGGCGGCCCCAGGCAAGGAAGCAGACGGGTGGATACTACAGGTGGTATACGATGCCAGTGATGAAAAGTCCCATCTTCTGATTTTTGATGCGGCCCAGATTACGGCGGGCCCAGTGGCACGGTTATCCCTGCGCCATCATATTCCCTACGGCTTGCATGGCACGTTTACGCCAAAAGTGTTTCTACAACCATAAGTTAAACGACCACAAGTTAAACCTAAAAATAAAAATGCAAACTAGGTTTGCGATCGCCGTTTTTTGGATGGGGTTGATGAGCCTAAGGAGCCTTGAAAGGATTGACCTACCCCCTGGGCAATGCCTCGGCCAATCAAACCAATACCCCGGCCAATCACATGGGTCAAAATATAGACCATTCCTTGACCGACCCAAGCAATGGCCGATCGCACTGGGGGGGACAGGGCATCTCGGGTTTCCAGGGCAAGAGTTACCAACAGCCGCATTCCTTCTAGGGCTTGTAGCTCTTGCGTGCGGGGTAAGGCAACGTATTTTTTCTCAATGCCGCGATCGCTCAGGTAAATCAGAGCCATGCGACTTTCAAAAATATCCTGGGGTTCGCCAATCAAATGAAACCAGCGATATTTCCAAGATAGGGCATTCCGAAAACGTTCAATTTCGCGACTTGAAAGCATCCGGCGATCGAAAAAGTTGGACTGAATTTCTTCCAGATGGCTCAAGCGATTTAAGAGGGGCTGGATCACCCCATTACTGACCCCCAAAATCAGATGATCCACGAGGGCATCCAAAATGGGTACTGTTTCTGGACTGCCGTAGGCGTAGCGTTTTTGATCAATATGCAGGGGTGTTTGTAGGAGCAAATGGGCGAATAACTCCGGCACTAGGGGGATCGGCTCTAGTAAACCTCGCTGTACCAAGGGAGCTTCCACCAAGAGTATGGGGGTGATCTCCGTTTGCCCATCTTTAATCAGGGTATAGGGGCCAAAAAATGCGCGGGTACTTTGTTCCCATAGATCCAGTAGAAGGCGATCGCGACGTTGGTTTAAAAATTCACGGCTGGGGGGAGTAATTTGCAAGGCCCGTAAAATTCCTTCCCATTCCCGCAGCACCGTATAGACCAGTTCCCGCCGCTTTTCTGCCGTTAAAATATCAATCTCAAGAACCGATCCCGTTAAATTCAACAGATCACTCTGACTACGACTGAGGCAGCGATCGATTAGGGCGGGAATGGTTTGATTCGATACCAAAGGAGAGGGTGGGGACGGTGTTTTCAGGGTCTGGGTCGGTTGGCGAGAGGGGGGCAAAAATTGACCGACCAACCAACGAGCCACTAAAATTTCCCGTTGTCGGCCTTCGCAGACGAGCCGTTGCCAGGGATGGAGTTGCTCCTGACTTAAGTAACGATTCAGGGCCGTTAACCAGGTGTCCATATCCTCTAAGCCGGACTGAATAAACTGGTATTGCCAGCGGGTGATTGGATTGGGATAGCGCTGCCGCACCGTGGGTTGGGGAATGGGCAGGAGCCACACCTGCTCCCCGTCATGAATAGCCTGTAGCCCCGCAATTAATTCTTCGAGGGCAGTCCCCTTGGGATAAACCCCTTCGATTCCTAGGGTTGTGGCTAATTCCAGGAGTGATCGCCCCCCTGGCCCCACTAAAAGCAAGATGCGGATTTGGGGATAGTACTGTTTCAACCATTGCATCAACCAGGGTGTCGCCTCATGATTCACCGTTAACTGGGCATCGATCACGGCAATATCTACCCCAGGGCGATCGCCCCCAAGAGGTGCAGTCCGCAAAAACTGAACCACACTATTTCCATCAGCAACTCCCACCACCACTGTTAGGATCTGGCCATCCGTCGTTTTTACCTGATTTAAGCCCACCTCTAAGCCGAGACGAAAGACCGGATCGCCATCGGCAATCAATAACCGCAGTCCGGGGAATAATTCCTCAGCGGCAGGGGGGCCATCCAAGGAGGAGTCCATAGAACTAATAATGGTTTCTGGTGGGGATGGATCCGCCATGGACTGAACCTGATTGAAGTGGGCAAATAAATACTCTAAGACTACCTTGGATTATCAAAGTCTAGGACGATCGCGAAGAAGAATTTATATATTGGCTAACCAATTGGGCAATGACAACAGCTGGATACATCTGGCCAAACAACCCTTCGATAATCGCTAGGGACATGGTGATGGGAATGGTAGGTGTAATATCACCATAGCCAATTGTTGTTAGGGATACAAAACTAAAATAGATTAAATCAAGCAGATCAGCGTAGTCATGAGGAAACTTAAAACTCTCTGGATAGATCGTATAAACAATACGGTAGGCAAAGTAAAAGAAGTAACCTAAAAGAAAATAGACACAAATTCCACCTCGAATAGAATCAGAGGTAACTAACTCTTGACGAAAAATACTATTCATTGTCAAATAAATAGAGATTGCTACGAACGTGAGGTAAACTAAATTAGCCATAACAATAATCACTTGATGGTATGGTTGAAGAATCCCCATAAAAACAGTAAAAATCTGAATCAATCCAACCCCAAATATCAGACCACAATAGACTAAAAATTTCGTGTGACGAATGCGAAATGTCCTGACAATTAAGACGACAACAACCGTCAGCATGAGAATTGCCACAGTTAGAGCGAGTTTTCGCTGTGGAAATAGGGTGGGTAACAGTATCAAAAACAACTGAGCCGTTAACAACTGGGAATACTGATTCTGCAAAAATAATTCATGACGCGGAACTAGGCCCATTCCCATTCCTCCAGTTGATTATCAGAGTAAAAAATCATCCATGGCTGGGTGGGGGCGGCAAATCGGCAGAATCTCTTCTAGTTCATTGCCCGGTTGGGCAATCACCTGTTGAGAAATTACACTATGGCCGGGAACCTCTCCTAGGGCCGATCGCCCTGCCTTGACCGCAACCTGTACATCAGAAACCGATCCGCGGATCACCACCGACCAATAGCCATCGCCAATCCCTTCACAGCTAACCACCCTGACTTGGGCTGCTTTGACCATAACATCAGCCACCTGTAGGGCCGCTGGATACCCTAAAACTTGAACCATACCAACGGCGATCGCCATTAGACAACCCCAAAACTTACTTTGATAGTATTAAATAAATGACTGGTTATTATACCCTACTAGTTATAAATCCCCGTTCAATCCCTAGCTCAAACGCACCCCCAGGGAAAAGCCCCCATCCACCGTCAGACAAGCCCCAGTGATATAAGCCGCTTCGGGAGAGCATAAAAAAACAGCGGCCTGGGCTAACTCCTCTGGGGTGCCAATTCGACCAAGGGGACTGACCTGAGCTAAAAGTGCTTCACCTGCTGTGATCCCATCCGCGCCGGCCTTGGCCAAAAAACCCCGTAACATTGGCGTATCGACCGGGCCTGGAGCCAATTCATTTACCCGGATCCCCTGGGGCCCCTCCTCTAGGGCTGCACAACGGGTCAACATCGAAACAGCAGCCTTACTGGCGTTGTAGAGGGCATTATGGGGTACTTCATGACGGGCTGCAATGGAGGTAAGATTGAGAATTGCTCCGGTTTTTTGGGGTCGCATTGCCCGAATTTCTGCCTGCATACAGACAAACAGGCCCCGCACATTGGTACCAAAGACCGCATCAAACTCGGCCAAACTGTAGTCCACCAGGCTCTGCTCGAGATCTAGCCCCGCTGCATTCACTGCGGCTACCAAGCCCCCTGCCTCCTGAGCAAATTGGTTAATCGCGGTCTCGGTCTGGCAAGCATCCTGGACATCGGCCAACAATGGGATGGCCTCACCCCCGGCGGCTTGAATTTCAGTAACGACTTGATTGGCCCGCGTCGCATCTCGTCCTAGAACTCCAACTTTTGCCCCCACTTGACCAAAGGCCACGGCGATCGCCCGACCAATACCTGAGGTTGCTCCAGTGACCAATACTGGTTGATTTTCAAATGACATCATACACCCAATGAGTCTATAAAATTACAGTAATCATTGTGAAATTTTCATCCACGGGAACCCTTACCCAACTGTTTCTCCAGGATAACAACCCGATTTTAATAAATTCAAAGTCAGTTTGCACGGACTGGGGCAATCTGGGCCGAATTAACCTTCAGGGCTTGCGAGATGCTTACAACTCAGTATATACTCAGCTATTTTCCAGTCCCAAGAATTATCAATATCAATTGATTCATCGAAAGAGTTTATTTCTAAAGGAACAGGATCATTATTAAAAAAACTCTTATATTTTTGTAGGTTATGAGGTGTAATTAGATAAAAAGATCCATTGATTGTATAGGCTTTTGGCAAATCTTGTGATCTTAATTTAAGGCCTCCAGTAATAAATGGTTCCATTTTATCGTCTTTAATTTGAAAACACCACATTGGATGAGATTTTGCTGGAGATACTCCTAGAATAGTTCGATATTTATATTTTTCAAATAAATGGATACCTTTTTTAATCGTTTCCTTGCTTCTAAAAGGTGAGGTTGGTTGTAACAATAGCAAACCGTCAACACTACCCTTTGCAAGAACATACCAACTTAATGTGTGCAAACAAACATCAACAATTGAGGCAGTATCAGATGCTAGTTCATGTGGTCTTAACCAGGGAACCATAGCTTCTGCACTTCTTGCGATTGCTGCAATTTCTGGATCATCTGTGGACACTAAAATATCACAAATTTCCGTAATTTCTTTTGAAATATCTATACTCCAAAGTAATGAGAGATTTATCTCCTAAAATACGAATATTTTTCCTAGGTAATCGCTTAGAACCTCCCCGTGCAGGGATTACTGCTAAAATTTTCATAGTGCAATAAATTGCTGTAGTATTTTTAATCCAATCTCACCACTTTTCTCAGGATGAAACTGACATCCATAAATATTATCCCGGGCAACTACAGCAGGAATGGAAATGCCTCCATAAATGCAATCTGCAATTCGATGCGCTTTATTTTCTGTGACAGCCATAAATGAGTGGACAAAATACACAGAGCTTACTAAGGAGATCGTACTAAGTATTGTATCGTTCCAGTTTGATCTACTTTTTGCAAGCACTAAATTACTCCAGCCAATATGGGGAATTTTCTGAGGAATACCAGCAGTTGATTTCTTAGGGACTGGAATTACTCGTCCAGGTATGAGATTAAGTCCCTGGGTCAAACCAAATTCCTCACTTTCACTCAAAAGAAGTTGCATTCCCAAGCAAATTCCCAGGAATGGTATGCCTGCATTGACAACTTCGTGAACAACCTCCACTAAATGCCTGCGTTGTAGTTCTGCCATGGCATTACCAAAAGCGCCCACTCCAGGTAAAACTACTCTTGCCGCCGATAAAATATGTTTCGGATTGGATGTAACTTCTACATTTGCACCACAGTACTCTAAGCCTCGCTGGACGCTGAGCAAATTACCTATACCATAGTCAATGACTGCAACAGTACTCATAGATGGCGAACATCGATTCCTGCTAACTTAGCTATATTTCGTATTTCTGCTAGGGTTGAGCGATCGTAGTGAAGAATATCAGCCATAGCTACCGCATCAGCATCACCATGTTGAACAACATCGATCATATCTTCAGGTTTACCCATACCACCACTGGCAATGACTGGAATAGTCACAATTTGCGTGATCGCCCTAACTAAGCTAATATCAAATCCTTTGCGGGTTCCTTCTCGATCTACAGAAGTTAACAGGATTTCACCTGCACCCAAGGTAACACCCTGTTTAACCCAATCAATGACATCTAAACCAGTGCGTTCACGCCCATTATCTGTATAAACTTCCCAATAATCTGGAGACATTTGCTTTGCTTCAATTGAAAGCACCATACACTGACTACCAAAGCGGTGGGCAATCTCAGTAATGAGACTTGGGTTAGCCACGGCAGCCGTATTAACTGCAACTTTATCAGCACCAGACCTTAATAAATGGTTAGCATCTTCTACAGATCTTATACCCCCGCCAACAGTAATCGGAATGAAAATATCCTTGGCGGCATTTTCAATAATATGGCTAAGGTTATTGCGTCCATAGAGACTTGCTACGCAATCCATATAAATTAATTCGTCAGCACCTTGTTGATAGTAGCGTTGGGCGTAATCTCCTGGTAAACCGATCACTCGCAATCCCTCAAGGTGAACCCCTTTGATTAGGTTAGTTCCCTTAATATCTAAGCGAGGAATTAAACGAATGTTTCTCATCTCTTTGTTGTTAAACTTAATGCCACACAGCGTGTCTTAATTTCCATTGTTGATTATCGAAATACCATAGATGTGGAGATCGAAAGGTATCAGTCAAAAACTGAAAATATTTACGATCCATGATTGGCTGCTCAAACATTTGACTTGCATAAGGAAACTCTGCTTCAGGCAAGCTTAAATAGCGAAAAATTTCATCAGCAAATCGCTCAGGAAATTCATGATCAAATCGTTTAACAAGGGCAATACCTTCATCACGATCAATATCACCGGATCGAATTTCTTGAGCTGCATCATAGGTTGCTCGTCCAATGCCAAATTTGATTCCCGTTGTATAGTAATGAAAATCATCAATACGATCGTCAATACTATTATATTTACTGTATGTACCTGGCGTTCGTTCAGGTGAAGCTTGAAATCCACCATTTTCAACGGCATAGTAGTAACAGCTTTGAGGATGCCATTTTAAGTAATATCCTAAATAATGAACTTCAATTTTCTTGTCAAGTAATTGATTTGGATCTGCTGGCAAGTAAGGCTGTAGGTCATTGTCTGTTAAACCAAATTTTTCCTTTAAGTCACTAATGGATACCCCGCCAAGAAAAATTTTAGATTGATCTGTTACTGAAAAATATGCCCAATCTCGCTGAGCATTATCTGTATCACTAATTGGATTACCATACTCTGCTTCATTTTCACCGTAAAAAACCAATGGAATGTTGAACAATAAAGCCATTTTAGGAGCCAATGATTTTTGCCCAAACATAAAGGCTTGAAAGGGGTGAAAGAGTAGCTCGGTAGATAATCGAGAGAGTAGCCGATGAACGCGCCCATTGGGTGTCATTAAGTAGTTATCAAAGCCAGCATGAATCCACGCTTGGAGGTTTTTCCATCCCCACTCAGTATAAATATGGGGAGACCAGGTAACGGTCAGGGGATGCATCCCATATTTATATTTCAATACATGAGCTGCATAAAAACTATCTTTTCCGCCAGAGCCAGGAACAAGGCAATCATAGCTCCCGTCATTTTTACGGTATTTATCGCATAATTCTTTCAGTTGAAGATCTCGATCGCCCCAGTCAATATCATTTTTCTTTCTTTTTGTATAATTACAGGCATCACAAATACCATTCTCATCGAAGTTGATGGTTGCTTTTTTTGTTTTTTGGGTATGTTGATATTCAACAGCAGAATTAGGACGTTGATTGGATATAACACAACTACGACAAAATTTTACCTCTTGAGGTAATCCATAAAAAGCTTTTAGATCTAGATTATCCTTGCAATAGTCATCTAGATCAATATTAGCAGGATAGGGAATAATATTCATAGTTTTTTGGCACGGTATAGTGTTGAATGATTGACAATGAAATGATTTTTTATGAGGCTAAAAAAAGTAGTAAATAATTTCAGAATTTTCATTACCTACGGACAAGTAATTAGGATAAACAAAATATTGTCTGCGACAGAAAAAGCGCAAGTATGTTAATATAATTAAACAATCTAAACACCAGAATACATCGATTTTTATTTTATTCATTATTGACATTTCTTATCCTTTGGAAGAACTACCAAATATTTAAACCACCATCCACAATAATATTCTGACCAGTAAGATAACTTGAGGCATCTGAAGCTAAATATAGTAAAGCACCAACCATCTCTGATGCTTGAGCCATTCTATTTAATGGAACGCGATGAGAGTAACGAAGTTTAAATTCATTATTTTGTCCACTTTCAACCCCCCCTGGAGATAAACTATTCACTCGAATTCCTTCCCTTGCCCAGTAGGTTGCCAAATACTTAGTCAGGCCAATTACTCCTGCTTTAGACACACTATAGACAGCAGGCGTATTTATTTCTCGTCCCATATATAATGATTTTTCATAAATTCGCTGGTCAGGAGCAATAACACCATAGATAGATGCTGTCTGAATTATACTACCTCCCTTCCCTTGCGTAACCATCTGCTTTCCAACAGCTTGGGCGACAAGGAACATTCCGTCTAAATTAACCGACATGATTTCACGCCACTGCTTAAGACTATATTCCTCGAATGAGGCAAAAAAGGCATCTAAATTATTAGACTTTCCTGCTGCATTATTATGCAGAATGTTAATTTCTCCAAACTTAGAGATGACGCGGCTAACCATTTCAGTAACAGAATGGGGATCTGATACATCACAAGCTATTCCAGTTGATTCAACTTCATATCTTTCCTTAAGATTCATTGCCAACTCTTGTGCTTTCAATTCTTGAATATCAATAACTGCTACTTTAGCGCCTGCTTCTGCTAGACCGGCACAAAAGTGTTGCCCTAATATACCTACACCACCTGTTACGACTGCAACTCGATCTGTTAAATCAAACGATTTAAGATAAGATATTTCATTCATACGCCAACACGTCTTCTTATAAGAAATTCAACAATTTCAAAGTCCAACTCAGTATCAATATCTATAGATCGCTCTTCTGGCATTACAAAAATTTGAGTATCTATATTAAATATTGTAGGGTAATTAAATAAAATATCACGCCTCCAAACGTAAACTGAAGCATTCATATCAAAACACGCAGGTGAGTCTTGACGGCGGATTATTGGCTTATTAAGTGACTTGACTAAACGAACAACGTTATTATGTCCTAATTCAACTAAATTGAAGTAAGGAGATCTTCTTGCTGGACTACCTGTAATAACATTACCTATATTCTTAGCTTCAAGTAGATTAACAGCACCTTTAATATCTTCTGGCAAACGCAATGGTGATGTCACGTCTAAATCAACAACTATATCTGTTTTTTGTTTACTTAGATACTCAACTGTTTCTACACAATGACGAATTGCATTTAACTTGGATGATGAATCAGTAGCAAGATTAGAAGGTCGATCTACAAGAATATTTACACCATAACTTTGAGCTATATCCAGTATCTTTTTTGAATCACTACTGACAGCAATTAATTCAAATAATTGAGATTTTATTGCCTGCTCTACAGTATAAGCAATCAAAGGCTTTCCATGTAAATCACGAATATTTTTATTTTTAACTCCTTTAGAGCCTGCACGAGCGCAAATTGTACAAATTCGTTGTGTCATTGTTTTATCCAAACACAGAACTTTGATGCTTTTTCAGATGCTTCTATTGTTTTCAAGGTTTCAACCGCTTGTTTGAAATCACATAATACATTATTTTTGTTTGAGACTATAGCTTGATGTTGTGCCCGATACGTCATATCTTTTTGCATAAATAATAATTTTTTTTCTTTACCATTGATACTAATTATATTATTTAATAAATCAATGTATATACTTTTATTATTCATATTGATAGATATTTCTCGGCGTGGTATCTTATCAAGATAGTTAAGATGAATAGAGATCATTGGACAAGACTCTGTTTCCATTAATATGGAATATCCATCTTCACTATCAATTTCAAGAGAACTAAATTTTCCACCAATAGCTGTTAGCCGTCGCCAAGCTCCAAACAACCAAAATACATAATCTAGCTCATGACTAAGATCTCTAAGGACACCTCCACCCTGTGAACGTTGAGCAGAGTAGCTTACTCGATAATCCCTATTTGTGCGCCAGTTTGGAAGGTATGATCCAACATAAATATGAACCATTAATACCTCACTTTTATCTAACTTATCATCTAGGATTTGTTTCAATTTTTGTAATAAAGGATGAAATCTTAGATTATAACCGACTATATCCTGATTGAAGTTATTAAAAGGAATTTCCAAACACTTGTCAAACAATGGTTTTTCTACCATAACTACGCCACGAAAATCATTAGCAACTAGACTTTTAATATCATTAAAATGCTCACTTGTACGACTAGCTACAACCACATAATTAGGTTGCCAATCAATTAAAGCTTGGGTTATGTTTTGAAAAGATGGAAAATAATTAATTGAGCGACGGCTGAATACACCAACTTGACACCCTAATTCAGTTAATAAACGAGCATGGCGTTGGCCAATCGAACCGTAGCCAATAATCAAAACTTTCATATAAAAAACTATTCTGGTTTATATTGAATTCGCTCGAGTTCTTTTATGTTTCCAATATCTAACCAAGATTCATGAATGGGATAAACAATGGTACTTCCTCCCTGTTCCTTTACGCGATTAAAAAGCATTGGCATATCACAGTACTCATTGACCTCTAAAACATCTAAAGCTTTGGGACTAAGTACATAGATTCCAGCATTGATATTGCTACGAATTACCGGTTTTTCCTCAAATCGCCTAATATTTATGCCTTCCGTATGAACAACGCCAAATGGATTTTGCCATTCATGTAATTGTACAGCCATAGTTGCCGTAGCTCCGTACCGTAGATGAAAGTCAAGCATTTGTCCATAATGAACGTCTGTTAGTATATCCCCATTGCTCACCAAAAAAGGTTGATTGGGTCGTGTGGACAAAAGACTAATTGCCCCAGCCGTTCCCAGGGGAGATTTCTCACGGAGATAATCAATTTTTACGTGCCATTGTTCACCATTGCCAAAGTAGTCTTCAATCATGTGAGCCAAGTAATGAACAGCTAAAATAAAATGCTTGAAACCCTCCCTTTTAGCACGCTCAATAATATGCTCTAGCATGGGTTTACCTTGTACAGGTAAAAGTGGCTTGGGGCAGTTTTCAGTGTGGGGCCGGAGCCGTGTTCCTTTTCCACCCGCCATAATGATCATAAGATTAGGGCGTTGGGGTAGAGTGAGTAGACGATCTAGTGAATGTAGACCAATCACCCGTCGCTGTTCATCCACAATGGGTAAGGAATGAATTAAATTAGTTTGCATCAGATCTAGGACACGATCGCGGGGCATTTGAGGCGGGACAACAAAGGGATGTTGATGAATAATCGGTTCAATTGAGCTATTTAAGCTAATTCCGCGTAATAGACCCCGGCGAATGTCCCCATCGGTAATTGTGCCAATCAACTGTTGCTCTGAATTGATCACCATCACGATTTGCAAGGTTGATTCATTCAGATTACAAATAGCCTCGTGAATTGTAGCATCTTTAGGTAAAAGTGCTTTTTTCCAGTTAATTATATTAGTCATGTTGGGTATTCACCCCAACTTTTTGGGCTGGGCTGCCAGCAACAATCCAATGTCTAGGAATAGTTTTGGGAACAACTGTACCAGCACCAATAATTGAGTTTGCACCAATATGTAATCCTGGCAAAGTGACGGCTCCGGCCCCGATAAAGGTTGATTGTTCTAAGGTGATATTGCCACAGAGAATAGCCCCTGGTGATATAAAACAGTGATCGGCAACGACACAATCGTGATCTACACTAGCACGGGTATTAACAACAACATCTTGGCCAAGGGTGACTCCCGCTTGCACGATCGCCCCCGCCATAATTTGGCAGGACTCAGCGATGTTCGTTTGCTTTGAAATGATTGCTGTGGGGTGAATCACAGAACTAAAGGTATATCCCTGGCTGCTCCACTTGATGAATAGTTGGCGGCGAGACGCGATTGAGGGATTTGCGCCAATGCCATTAACTAGATGACAGGTGGCCGGATCAATTGACTCCAAAACGCGATCGCCCCCCAAAACAGGAATATCATAAATCCTCTGCCCCACCTCTAACCCTGGATCTAAAATACCCGTAACTTGAACGCCGCTGGCTTGTAGGGCATCTAGGAGAACGCGGCCGTGGCCACCAGCCCCTAAAAGGTAGAGAGATTTAGCCATCGAGAACCTGATCAATTTCAAAATCTTCGGGAGCAATCTTCCCTACAGTTTGCCAGTACAAAAAAGGCGATCGCCCATGACCGGGACGTTTACAGGTAAGATTTTCAGGGGTAAAGTCCCCCCCCTTTTGGATAGACTGGCTGGCAACAATACTTTTACGGGCAATGTCACGATTTTTCCATTCCGATGGCTGAGGAGATTTCACCCCATCCCCCAAGCATTGCTCAATATCACGGATTTGTTGCACCATTTGTTTGAGTTCGTCTGGTTCAAGGGAGGCTTGGTGATCGGGGCCCGGTAGACGGCGATCGCTTGTAAAATGCTTTTCTATTATTTTAGCTCCTCGGGCAATGGCCGCAAGGGCAATATGGATTCCTTGGGTGTGATCAGAGTAACCTACGGGTAATCGAAAGGCTGAGGCGAGAGTATCCATCGCACATAGGTTTACTTCCGCAAAGGGAGCCGGGTATTCAGTAGTGCAATGCAAAAGGGTAACGCGATCGCCCAGTGCCGTTTGTCCCACATCCGAAGCAAAGGCCTGGTCAAAATCGCCCCGCCGTGGCAACTGTGTTTTCTCTGCAATAAACCCAAAGGCTAAAACACCCAGGGCAGCTTCCACCTCAGCTAAGGTACTCATGCCCGTTGAGAGAATAATAGTTTCGGCGGCACGGGCAATTTCCAGTAAAAAGGGCGCATTCGTAATTTCTCCAGAGGCTATTTTAACGGTCTTCAAACCAAAGGTCTGGGTAAGCAGGTGTAGGCTAGGCCCATCGAAGGGGGTCGAGAGAAACTGGATTCCACGCATCTGAGCATGATCAATGAGGTCTTGATGATCTCCGATGCTCAGTTCTA harbors:
- a CDS encoding DUF3685 domain-containing protein, encoding MADPSPPETIISSMDSSLDGPPAAEELFPGLRLLIADGDPVFRLGLEVGLNQVKTTDGQILTVVVGVADGNSVVQFLRTAPLGGDRPGVDIAVIDAQLTVNHEATPWLMQWLKQYYPQIRILLLVGPGGRSLLELATTLGIEGVYPKGTALEELIAGLQAIHDGEQVWLLPIPQPTVRQRYPNPITRWQYQFIQSGLEDMDTWLTALNRYLSQEQLHPWQRLVCEGRQREILVARWLVGQFLPPSRQPTQTLKTPSPPSPLVSNQTIPALIDRCLSRSQSDLLNLTGSVLEIDILTAEKRRELVYTVLREWEGILRALQITPPSREFLNQRRDRLLLDLWEQSTRAFFGPYTLIKDGQTEITPILLVEAPLVQRGLLEPIPLVPELFAHLLLQTPLHIDQKRYAYGSPETVPILDALVDHLILGVSNGVIQPLLNRLSHLEEIQSNFFDRRMLSSREIERFRNALSWKYRWFHLIGEPQDIFESRMALIYLSDRGIEKKYVALPRTQELQALEGMRLLVTLALETRDALSPPVRSAIAWVGQGMVYILTHVIGRGIGLIGRGIAQGVGQSFQGSLGSSTPSKKRRSQT
- a CDS encoding cytidylyltransferase domain-containing protein, encoding MKILAVIPARGGSKRLPRKNIRILGDKSLITLEYRYFKRNYGNL
- a CDS encoding SDR family NAD(P)-dependent oxidoreductase; translated protein: MMSFENQPVLVTGATSGIGRAIAVAFGQVGAKVGVLGRDATRANQVVTEIQAAGGEAIPLLADVQDACQTETAINQFAQEAGGLVAAVNAAGLDLEQSLVDYSLAEFDAVFGTNVRGLFVCMQAEIRAMRPQKTGAILNLTSIAARHEVPHNALYNASKAAVSMLTRCAALEEGPQGIRVNELAPGPVDTPMLRGFLAKAGADGITAGEALLAQVSPLGRIGTPEELAQAAVFLCSPEAAYITGACLTVDGGFSLGVRLS
- a CDS encoding BMC domain-containing protein; this encodes MAIAVGMVQVLGYPAALQVADVMVKAAQVRVVSCEGIGDGYWSVVIRGSVSDVQVAVKAGRSALGEVPGHSVISQQVIAQPGNELEEILPICRPHPAMDDFLL
- a CDS encoding carotenoid oxygenase family protein — encoded protein: MNSITPITSTNHPFYTMEGWRGGTRSLPQEHDYWIDQIEGTLPPGLEGTLFRNGPGLLDRGGVSFAHPFDGDGMICAFTFVEGRVHFRNRHVRTEGYRAEEAANKILYRGVFGTQKPGGWLANLLDTRIKNIANTQVIYWGNKLLALWEAALPHRLDAQTLDTMGLDDLDGLLKPKDTFAAHPRIDPQGQRLVNFGIQPGPKTQIHLYEFDLAGKLASQQTFAIPGFAFIHDFALTPTYAIFFQNPVALNPIPYLLGLRGAAQCIRFNPQEPTRIWLMPRQGGTPHCLTMPACFVFHHANAYEEGSQITIDSIAYSHFPAPQPAMDFRDVNFADLPPSQLWRIQINLEDDSVRPDCLDPRCCEFPTLHPHWVGQPYRYVYMAAGHDPVENAPLQALLRRDLITGEEQLWSFAPHGFVSEPVFVPKGLQADKPIWAAPGKEADGWILQVVYDASDEKSHLLIFDAAQITAGPVARLSLRHHIPYGLHGTFTPKVFLQP
- a CDS encoding potassium channel family protein produces the protein MGLVPRHELFLQNQYSQLLTAQLFLILLPTLFPQRKLALTVAILMLTVVVVLIVRTFRIRHTKFLVYCGLIFGVGLIQIFTVFMGILQPYHQVIIVMANLVYLTFVAISIYLTMNSIFRQELVTSDSIRGGICVYFLLGYFFYFAYRIVYTIYPESFKFPHDYADLLDLIYFSFVSLTTIGYGDITPTIPITMSLAIIEGLFGQMYPAVVIAQLVSQYINSSSRSS
- the hisH gene encoding imidazole glycerol phosphate synthase subunit HisH — encoded protein: MSTVAVIDYGIGNLLSVQRGLEYCGANVEVTSNPKHILSAARVVLPGVGAFGNAMAELQRRHLVEVVHEVVNAGIPFLGICLGMQLLLSESEEFGLTQGLNLIPGRVIPVPKKSTAGIPQKIPHIGWSNLVLAKSRSNWNDTILSTISLVSSVYFVHSFMAVTENKAHRIADCIYGGISIPAVVARDNIYGCQFHPEKSGEIGLKILQQFIAL
- a CDS encoding acylneuraminate cytidylyltransferase family protein — encoded protein: MSTDDPEIAAIARSAEAMVPWLRPHELASDTASIVDVCLHTLSWYVLAKGSVDGLLLLQPTSPFRSKETIKKGIHLFEKYKYRTILGVSPAKSHPMWCFQIKDDKMEPFITGGLKLRSQDLPKAYTINGSFYLITPHNLQKYKSFFNNDPVPLEINSFDESIDIDNSWDWKIAEYILSCKHLASPEG